The Eublepharis macularius isolate TG4126 chromosome 15, MPM_Emac_v1.0, whole genome shotgun sequence genomic interval ATGTGGTCCAAGAGTTCAGCAGTTTGTTAGACtgtctcctgcctgcttgcatctcCTCTTTCACCTCCTAGACCAAGGAGCAAGTGTGTGAGCCAATAGAATCCAAAGAGACAAAGCCatcgggttggatccagactgaattttccagcggcagaatggaactttcctgtctACCTCTTCCTACCACACCCCACTGCTCTCCTCCACACAATGCTGCTCTTGGGGGGATAGAGGATCCTAAGGAATGAACCAAGGGTGATCAGCACAGCAGTAGGTAGAGAGATTTGGTAGGAATTTCCCATTTAGTCTAGGTGCAACCCCTTGTCTTTTGATTAAAACTTAGGCAAGTTGAAACCCACTTTGATAAATGCAGCCAAGATGTTTCAAAAGAAGAAAACCTTCCTGTTTTTTTCCTACTTGCAAAAACACTTCACAAGCCTGTGGTAAGGTTTGTTCTTTTTCATAGAATTATCATACATCATGCCTAGTTGCCAAGACACTTTATAAATTATCAATACTATTTATTATTGCTTGAGATTCCAGAAAGTCATGTTttctcacagcaaaaatacatttttcttgTGCACCATAAGAATTGCATAGCTGGATTGGACCACAGGTCCATCCTAACATTCaatcattctctcccccccccccccccgcctgccccaCTTCTAAGATTTCTTAGTTCTGGCACTTTTATTACCACCCAGACTGAACACTTCCTTTTGGGAGAAAGATTTTTAGAAAATTAGAGTGGACAGAATGTTGCGAAATGAGTTACGGTTAGGTGgcttaaaactttaaattaaattaattggaAGAACCAGAACAATTTGGACATGACATTCTTCCTTCAAGTATGACTGTGCGAAAATAAGGAACTCACTGAACCTTGTTGAGGTGGCCTAATAATTGTTTACAGTGcgtgtgggcagggctttttttcagcagcaatgcagtggaacggagttctggaacctcttgaaaatggtcacatggctggtggccccgccccctgatctccagacagaggggagttgagattgctgagcagcatggagggcaatctcaactcccctctgtctggagatcagggggcggggccaccagccatgtgaccattttctccaagggcaacccactgagttccaccacctcttttcccagaaaaaaagccctgcgtgtggGAATGCTTTAAGTTGCATGGTTCCTTATCTGTCATAGTTCTGCCTGCTCCTGAGGGCTAGCCTATGCATCTCTCTGATTGCACATGTGCATACATGCCCCCCAAATCACTGAATCAGATGACTTTCCTTTGGAATTTTTTTGGAAAACTTGTTACTGAATTTGCCCAAAGAATGAAGTCCAAATCAGACAAGATGTTGGGAGTTCTGTGTCTGGAGGTTAAAAACTTAGTTATTTCAGGAGCATGGGACCTGGATGCAGACTGGAGACATAGGCACAAGGAGAGGGAGAGATTTAAACTTCTCCCTCATGCCATTTTTCCTGACCTAAAGCACCACTGGGGAGCCTGTCTTTGTCCAAGCGTGGCAAAGATGCAGGTATCCATATCTGAATTCTTACATTTCTCTACAGGCAACTCCTTGGGGCCATTTTAGCCCAGGAAAATGGTGCTTGGGGAAAGTGTAGTCTCTCTTAGCTTACACCATAGTCCTGAGCTGCAGATACAAAACACTCCGCATCTTTGTCTTGTTTGGTTCTCTGACCCTCAAAAGGAAGAAACATTTCCAGCCAAGTTTTATGGTTGTCATGGTATGAAAGCATCAAGATTGTACAGCATTCCCTCTTCAGACACAAAGTGAGTGTTGCCAATCTCTGTCAATCACGTTTAGAGATCATTTTTGTATCATTATAATTTGATGCGATAGGTGGTGCTACTTCCAAAATAGCATTCTCTGTAGACCAAAAACAATCGCCCTACAATTTCCTTTTTACTAGAAGAATAACAGGCTTTGTAGAGCCCATAGCACAAGCACAAATCTCTCTGAGTGTGCTTTTAGTTATTTGAAGACAACTAGCACCTGCCTCTGGCCTTATACATGACAATATTAAGGAATATCAGCACAAGAGGAcacagaagggtttttttaactgAAGAGCTTGGGCTGGGTTATGTAATAAGGGAGTGTGGGACAAAGGCTAAATTAGACTGATATTCatcttaatcccccctccccgccatttCTCATATCACATCCACGTCAAAGAAGGTGCCGATATGAGATTGAAGGGACACGGCTTCTGTTAGCGGCGATCCCTTCTTACTTGGTGGCATTGTTACCCTAATTTCTCATGTTTTGTCTTAGCACATGGGGAGCTGCTTGTTAGAGACGCAGTGACCGGTTTGTAATCTGTCCCATGGAAGACTTGTacgcccacttcacagggttcgTGTTGACTGGAGGAAAGAGAGCTAGAGTCCTTGTGAATAAGTGTCCCGCTACGGTGTCGGTGGTACCTTTCACTTCTGGCCTCAAGGATCTccttacatctcttcccaatgaGGTAGAATGCTTCAATGAGGCTGAGAAGAATGCAGATGCAGGCTGTCACAACCATAAACAGGGTGAAGATGTTCTTCTCCGTGGGCCTGGATATGTAGCAATCGACAATGTTTGGACAAGGTGGTTGGAAGCACTTTACCACAAGGGGGAGAGTGTAATTTGGGTAGATGATGTAGAAGACTAAGAGGAACAAGATGTCCACGGCGGCCTTGAAGAGGAGGCTGATGAGATAGGTCCACCACAAGCCCCCACGTTTCTTGCCTATGTCAGGAAAGAGCCGCCGGCCATTGTCTCCATATTTCTCCCTGAACCTCTTCTCTTTTGCTTCTCTGTAGGCGACGTGCATGATAACCATCAAGGAAGGGCAGGTGACAAGGATGAGCTGCAGAGCCCAGAGGCGGATGTGGGAGACTGGGAAGTAATGGTCGAAGCAGACATTGGGGCAGCCAGGCTGTTCTGTGTTACAGTCAAAGTCCTTGTGGTCATCACCCCACACTTTCTCAGCAGCCACAAGATAGACCAGCAGCCGGAAGATGAAAACAACTGAGAGCCAGATGCGCCCAAAGGCAGTGGAGTATTTGTTCACTCCACTCAGGAGCCCTTCAAAGATCCCCCAGTTCATGGTGTCTGCTTTCAGTTAACAGTCCCTGAAACGAGATGGGTAGTGGGAGTCAGAAGAAGCAACTAACCAACATGGCCTATGGATAGAGCCCCTCGGTCATTGAGCAATGATATCTCATTGCTTTGCTAGACCTGAGTCACCTCATGGAGGTGGGAACAAAGTGAGGGCTGCAGCCACACCTTCTCGGAGATTACACTAGAGCACACTTTAGCAAGCGTCTTACTCACTCAGCAAAAGCCAGTTGCAAATATTCACCATAGCGCAATAGTAGTGTAACATCTAACGGGGTGTGGAGGTAACCGAGGTTCATTGGCCCACTCCTTAAACTGGTACTTTGCATTATCATTTGAAACatattcagtatttatttatttattagatttttataccacctctccctcaATGAGGCCTGAAGAGATTTACAACACTGAAAACAGTTAAAaattattaaacattttaaagcaatttaaaacaatCCGTCCCCCAGTGTAAGCAATCCATGGCTGCTGGTTGGTTGCAGCTCCACTCTCTTGGAGGAACACAATGGGGAACCCCACCTCCAGCCATTGGCCAATGAAATAGCAACTGTGGGGAACTTGCCTTCTTCCTCTCCACTAGACACATGAATTCTGTTCCACCCACCATTTGCTCCAGAAAAGAGGGGGATAGGCATTCTGGCCCAGGCCAGAAGAGTAAAAACAGAGGAGAGTTGCCCTATTTCCATTCAAGGGAGAATACTGGAAGCCAATGTGTCATAGTGgttggatcagggctttttttcagctggaacgtggtggaacggagttccggaacctcttgaaaatggtcacatggctggtggccccgccccctgatctccagacagaggggagttgagattgccctccgtgcagtggcgcagagggcaatctaaactcccctctgtctggagatcagggggcggggccaccagccatgtgaccattttctccgagggcaacccactgaattccaccacctcttctcccagaaaaaaagccccgggttGGATTACCATCTGGGAGATTTACATTACCGTTCTAACAAGATTTACAatgttctaagtccattgaagtgaatgggcttCGACCGGCACAACTCTGCACAGGATCCCACTGTCAGATTTAAATCCCTCCTCAGCCATAAAGTTGGCATGGGCCGGTCACTGTTGCTCAGCTTCGCCTaccacacaaggttgttgtgaggataaagtagggGCCAGACTCCCTAAAGAGGGCTGAGATAGAAAGGTACTAGGACACCAACAaacagggttgtcaactctggactgggaaattcctggagatttggggagaacCTGGGGAGGGCGAGGTTTGGGGAGGAAGCGGCTCAGAGGGGTGCAGTGCCACAGAGTTCAAAGCATTCATTTTCACTATGGTCACTATGGAGACCATTTTCTGGCCGTTTTCTCCCACCCCTCATTTTCTCAAGGTTGAGGAATTAGGGACAAAGGCGGTGGCTTACCTGCCACGGGAAAGCAAACGGCAAGCTTATTAACACCCAGTCTGAGGTGGTACAGTCCAGAAACAGTTGGACCACCTAACTGAGGCCTAATTCTTTACCTTTCCCCTCTGCAGGGGAAGCAGTTGCCCTTTAAACAAAGTTTTGGGGCAATGGAGGACCTTGGAAAGTCTGCCTAGCTTTCTTCGGCTTTTGCTGAATTGCTGCAAAGAAATTCTGGGCGTTGGTTGCCGCTCTTTGAAATGATCAAGAAACTTTCCAACCAGCTAGTGATTGAAAGCCTGCACTTCCAAGCCAGACGTTTATGGGAGCTTAGGCGGCAGGAGATGCTGCAGAAGCATGGAGGGGAGGGTTAGGAGGCTATTTAGGGCAAAGGAGAGCCTGGTGGTGCTGCCCTCTCCCCCGAAGACTCTCTTCTTGCAAGGCAAAGAGAAGTTAGGAAAAAATGCATTTGCAAGAGTCTCGGAAGGTCTAAGAGACGCAGAACTGTAATGATTCATCTTTCTTCCGTATAACCACGTAGAGTTACTAATCACAGACACAGACCAAACGCTATGAATATAACAGATGAAGaactttgctggatcagacccaacaGCCAGTCCTGTTTCCAGTCCCAGTGCCTCTGAATGCTCCAAAGGAAACAGTGAAGTTGGTACACTTCTCTGGTTGCCCTTCTCCCCGTATTCCAGGGTATACTGCTTCTGCAAACGGAGGTTCTCTGTAGCTGTCATGCTTCCTACATGaatttctccccctgcccctgcccaatGCCATTTAAGCTGGTGGTTATTCCTGCATCTTGTGGTGGTGAACGTCCATGAAAAATATAACttgcctgtgaagtaggttagtctgagagtgaacgcctggcccaagctcaccagcaagcttcatgacagagtTGGAATTTGAACATACTCATAAGCAGCTCAGTGGtaaagcctctgcttggcatgtagaaggtctcaggttcaatccccagcacctccaattaaaaggattgtataggaggtgatgtggaagaccagCACCTGAGTCCCTGAAGATAGACCAATAGAGTACAAGAATATAAACCAGCTTCATGTGGTTATACTCTAGCcactgttatttatttgtttgtttaaaacattcacaggccacttcttcagagacctgcttgaggagtctcacaaaatgaaacaaggataaaatgcataagatcAAACCATTAAAATCCCAG includes:
- the LOC129343584 gene encoding gap junction beta-5 protein-like codes for the protein MNWGIFEGLLSGVNKYSTAFGRIWLSVVFIFRLLVYLVAAEKVWGDDHKDFDCNTEQPGCPNVCFDHYFPVSHIRLWALQLILVTCPSLMVIMHVAYREAKEKRFREKYGDNGRRLFPDIGKKRGGLWWTYLISLLFKAAVDILFLLVFYIIYPNYTLPLVVKCFQPPCPNIVDCYISRPTEKNIFTLFMVVTACICILLSLIEAFYLIGKRCKEILEARSERYHRHRSGTLIHKDSSSLSSSQHEPCEVGVQVFHGTDYKPVTASLTSSSPCAKTKHEKLG